In one Arenibacter antarcticus genomic region, the following are encoded:
- a CDS encoding transposase yields the protein MELSIDLLKLILPELLITHFKLVSHKTEDGTLHLYFEEKEDSPKEEKHRILIGHGFHKEIVVQDFPLRGKSVFLHIKRRRWLDKATRQAVQRDWELVAQGTRMTVEFAAFLKVLGQY from the coding sequence TTGGAATTATCTATCGACCTATTAAAGCTTATACTGCCGGAACTTTTAATAACCCACTTTAAACTAGTTTCCCATAAAACTGAAGATGGTACGCTTCATTTATATTTTGAAGAAAAAGAGGATAGCCCTAAAGAGGAAAAACACCGCATTTTAATAGGTCATGGCTTTCATAAGGAGATCGTCGTCCAGGATTTCCCATTACGGGGAAAATCAGTCTTTCTCCACATTAAGCGCCGCCGTTGGCTGGACAAGGCCACGAGGCAAGCCGTGCAAAGAGATTGGGAGCTGGTGGCACAGGGAACTCGTATGACCGTAGAGTTCGCTGCTTTTTTAAAAGTACTTGGTCAGTACTAA